A window of the Lagenorhynchus albirostris chromosome 1, mLagAlb1.1, whole genome shotgun sequence genome harbors these coding sequences:
- the ERG28 gene encoding ergosterol biosynthetic protein 28 homolog isoform X2 yields MSRFLNVLRSWLVMVSIIAMGNTLQSFRDHTFLYEKLYTGKPDLVNGLQARTFGIWTLLSSVIRCLCAIDIHNKMTAANADFCFQHFLKAWDFGPRPSDMHSDSIPSLTGNSKSTPSCSHFLRQSVLRNSAYLMCISLNKPAFT; encoded by the exons ATGAGCCGGTTCCTGAATGTGTTACGAAGCTGGCTGGTTATGGTGTCCATCATCGCCATGGGGAACACGCTACAGAGCTTCCGAGACCACACCTTTCTCTACGAAAAGCTCTACACTGGCAAGCCAGACCTCG TGAATGGCCTCCAAGCTCGGACCTTTGGAATCTGGACGCTACTCTCATCAGTGATTCGCTGCCTCTGCGCCATCGACATTCACAACAAGAT GACAGCTGCAAATGCTGACTTctgtttccagcattttttgaaAGCCTGGGACTTTGGTCCAAGGCCTTCTGATATGCACTCTGATTCTATTCCCTCCCTAACTGGAAACTCAAAATCAACTCCCAGCTGCTCTCACTTTCTGAGACAGTCTGTTCTCAGAAATTCTGCCTATTTAATGTGTATATctctaaataaacctgctttcacttaa
- the ERG28 gene encoding ergosterol biosynthetic protein 28 homolog isoform X1, with amino-acid sequence MSRFLNVLRSWLVMVSIIAMGNTLQSFRDHTFLYEKLYTGKPDLVNGLQARTFGIWTLLSSVIRCLCAIDIHNKMGLTWTNVEQLQAITASGLDNVVTRAGHWRGLELSSQQQSSPQSRWKVCSGPQVRPPKHQLHTIVLPRLSASGQERR; translated from the exons ATGAGCCGGTTCCTGAATGTGTTACGAAGCTGGCTGGTTATGGTGTCCATCATCGCCATGGGGAACACGCTACAGAGCTTCCGAGACCACACCTTTCTCTACGAAAAGCTCTACACTGGCAAGCCAGACCTCG TGAATGGCCTCCAAGCTCGGACCTTTGGAATCTGGACGCTACTCTCATCAGTGATTCGCTGCCTCTGCGCCATCGACATTCACAACAAGAT GGGACTCACATGGACTAATGTGGAACAGTTGCAAGCAATCACAGCCTCTGGTCTAGATAATGTTGTAACCCGTGCCGGCCACTGGAGGGGGCTCGAGCTTTCTTCCCAACAGCAGTCGTCACCACAGTCAAGGTGGAAAGTTTGCTCAGGTCCCCAGGTGAGGCCACCAAAACACCAGCTTCATACTATTGTCTTACCGAGACTCTCAGCATCTGGGCAAGAGAGGAGATAa
- the ERG28 gene encoding ergosterol biosynthetic protein 28 homolog isoform X5 — MSRFLNVLRSWLVMVSIIAMGNTLQSFRDHTFLYEKLYTGKPDLVNGLQARTFGIWTLLSSVIRCLCAIDIHNKMGLTWTNVEQLQAITASGLDNVVTRAGHWRGLELSSQQQSSPQSRWKVCSGPQDSCKC; from the exons ATGAGCCGGTTCCTGAATGTGTTACGAAGCTGGCTGGTTATGGTGTCCATCATCGCCATGGGGAACACGCTACAGAGCTTCCGAGACCACACCTTTCTCTACGAAAAGCTCTACACTGGCAAGCCAGACCTCG TGAATGGCCTCCAAGCTCGGACCTTTGGAATCTGGACGCTACTCTCATCAGTGATTCGCTGCCTCTGCGCCATCGACATTCACAACAAGAT GGGACTCACATGGACTAATGTGGAACAGTTGCAAGCAATCACAGCCTCTGGTCTAGATAATGTTGTAACCCGTGCCGGCCACTGGAGGGGGCTCGAGCTTTCTTCCCAACAGCAGTCGTCACCACAGTCAAGGTGGAAAGTTTGCTCAGGTCCCCAG GACAGCTGCAAATGCTGA
- the ERG28 gene encoding ergosterol biosynthetic protein 28 homolog isoform X4 — protein sequence MSRFLNVLRSWLVMVSIIAMGNTLQSFRDHTFLYEKLYTGKPDLVNGLQARTFGIWTLLSSVIRCLCAIDIHNKMFLNPGNASGAPVPRSRTRIQTEEEKLRPTSPCPRLHLPPLPASSFTLFALKFLFCFIFHF from the exons ATGAGCCGGTTCCTGAATGTGTTACGAAGCTGGCTGGTTATGGTGTCCATCATCGCCATGGGGAACACGCTACAGAGCTTCCGAGACCACACCTTTCTCTACGAAAAGCTCTACACTGGCAAGCCAGACCTCG TGAATGGCCTCCAAGCTCGGACCTTTGGAATCTGGACGCTACTCTCATCAGTGATTCGCTGCCTCTGCGCCATCGACATTCACAACAAGAT GTTTCTCAATCCTGGGAATGCTAGTGGGGCTCCGGTACCTAGAAGCAGAACCAGGATCCAGACAgaagaagagaaactgaggccaacaTCACCATGTCCGAGACTTCATCTTCCACCTTTGCCAGCCTCTTCCTTCACCCTCTTTgctcttaaatttcttttctgcttcatcTTCCACTTCTag
- the ERG28 gene encoding ergosterol biosynthetic protein 28 homolog isoform X3, whose translation MSRFLNVLRSWLVMVSIIAMGNTLQSFRDHTFLYEKLYTGKPDLVNGLQARTFGIWTLLSSVIRCLCAIDIHNKMLYHITLWTFLLALGHFLSELFVYGTAAPTIGVLAPLMVASFSILGMLVGLRYLEAEPGSRQKKRN comes from the exons ATGAGCCGGTTCCTGAATGTGTTACGAAGCTGGCTGGTTATGGTGTCCATCATCGCCATGGGGAACACGCTACAGAGCTTCCGAGACCACACCTTTCTCTACGAAAAGCTCTACACTGGCAAGCCAGACCTCG TGAATGGCCTCCAAGCTCGGACCTTTGGAATCTGGACGCTACTCTCATCAGTGATTCGCTGCCTCTGCGCCATCGACATTCACAACAAGAT GCTCTACCACATCACGCTCTGGACCTTCCTCCTCGCCCTGGGGCACTTCCTCTCCGAGTTGTTTGTATATGGGACCGCAGCTCCCACCATTGGCGTCCTGGCACCCCTCATGGTGGCAA GTTTCTCAATCCTGGGAATGCTAGTGGGGCTCCGGTACCTAGAAGCAGAACCAGGATCCAGACAgaagaagagaaactga